Proteins from a genomic interval of Nitrospina gracilis Nb-211:
- a CDS encoding bactofilin family protein has translation MDSFIQKGVTLKGVLHVKGVVLVEGRVEGEVFAADHLIVGESGNILGNVQAGYLTNRGTIQGDVSAGNKVVLVEKSHLTGDISAFQLVVEEGSVFDGRCKMLSKPTYQPKPETSEPELTAKPAAPKNGTQAKPAPAGKPASDTAAGNKANNKDKPKDPSASGVGNFFRQLFSG, from the coding sequence ATGGATTCATTCATTCAAAAAGGTGTCACTTTGAAGGGCGTTTTGCACGTCAAGGGCGTGGTGCTGGTGGAAGGCCGCGTGGAAGGCGAGGTGTTCGCCGCCGATCATCTGATTGTCGGTGAATCGGGCAACATCCTGGGCAACGTTCAAGCCGGGTACCTGACCAACCGGGGCACCATTCAGGGCGATGTCTCCGCTGGCAACAAAGTGGTTCTGGTGGAGAAAAGCCATCTGACCGGAGACATTTCGGCGTTTCAGTTGGTCGTGGAGGAGGGATCGGTGTTTGACGGACGTTGCAAAATGCTGTCAAAACCCACCTACCAGCCGAAACCGGAAACGTCGGAACCGGAATTGACCGCCAAACCCGCGGCTCCGAAAAACGGCACCCAGGCCAAGCCCGCACCAGCGGGAAAACCCGCATCCGATACCGCCGCCGGTAACAAGGCAAACAATAAGGACAAACCTAAAGATCCTTCCGCCTCCGGCGTCGGTAATTTCTTCCGCCAGTTGTTTTCGGGTTAA
- a CDS encoding Lcl C-terminal domain-containing protein — MAEGERFVDNGDGTVTDTKYKMMWLKEDYYQRKGKWCSWAGANKYVKLMNEKQFAGYTDWRLPKSQDCRNLYDHESKNYDFNDDIVHIDYIFPEGCGFTYWCQEESGHNAMAYNFYSDRGYQIRKTAKEDSFMSCRPCRPTGKAKVAKRVSTTGRTRRE, encoded by the coding sequence GTGGCAGAAGGAGAACGCTTTGTGGACAACGGTGACGGCACCGTCACCGACACCAAATACAAAATGATGTGGTTGAAAGAAGACTACTACCAGCGAAAAGGAAAGTGGTGCAGTTGGGCGGGTGCCAACAAGTACGTCAAGCTGATGAACGAAAAACAGTTTGCAGGCTACACCGACTGGCGCCTGCCCAAAAGCCAGGATTGCCGCAACCTTTACGACCACGAGTCCAAAAACTACGACTTCAACGACGACATCGTTCACATCGACTACATTTTCCCGGAAGGATGCGGCTTCACCTACTGGTGCCAGGAAGAAAGCGGACACAACGCCATGGCCTACAATTTTTACAGCGACCGGGGCTACCAGATCCGCAAAACAGCGAAGGAAGACTCCTTCATGTCCTGCCGCCCGTGCCGGCCCACCGGCAAGGCCAAAGTGGCGAAACGCGTTTCGACCACCGGCCGAACCCGAAGGGAATGA
- a CDS encoding calcium/sodium antiporter has protein sequence MFLDIIFILGGLLLLYYGGELLIGGCLRIAQHYRVSPFVIGATVMGFGTSAPELAVSLLAALEGSPEVAMGNVVGSNVANVGLVLGLTALLVPVTIDKVRFRLETPPLLIASFLLILFVWDQKLVRWEGLLFLLGIGWYILRALKDEEDSLLQFEDELKWFRGKPIAFQFILIVMGLLLLVAGARGMVLGGVNLARNFGISEWFIGITIIAVGTSLPEIVSSTMSALRGHGEMALGNVFGSNIFNIFMVLGATASIDELKIQEPIQADLIFTTALTCMLLIMINMKHRLQKGGGVLLLACYAFYVSAKGLNLF, from the coding sequence ATGTTTCTGGATATCATCTTCATACTGGGAGGCCTGCTTCTTCTGTATTACGGAGGAGAGCTGCTGATCGGCGGATGCCTGCGCATTGCCCAGCATTACCGGGTCAGCCCCTTCGTCATTGGCGCCACGGTGATGGGCTTTGGCACCTCCGCGCCGGAGTTGGCGGTCAGCCTGCTGGCGGCGCTGGAAGGTTCGCCGGAAGTGGCCATGGGCAACGTGGTCGGGAGCAATGTCGCCAACGTTGGGCTGGTACTGGGCCTCACCGCCCTGCTGGTCCCGGTTACCATCGACAAGGTTCGCTTCCGCCTGGAAACCCCGCCCCTCCTCATCGCTTCCTTTCTGCTGATTCTTTTTGTCTGGGACCAGAAACTGGTTCGATGGGAGGGATTGCTGTTTCTGCTTGGAATCGGATGGTACATCCTCCGCGCGTTGAAAGATGAAGAGGACTCGCTCCTCCAGTTTGAAGACGAGCTGAAATGGTTCCGCGGCAAACCGATCGCGTTTCAGTTTATTTTGATCGTGATGGGCCTGCTCCTGTTGGTGGCAGGGGCGCGGGGAATGGTGCTTGGCGGAGTCAACCTGGCGCGCAACTTCGGTATCAGCGAGTGGTTCATCGGCATCACCATCATCGCCGTCGGCACCAGCCTGCCGGAAATCGTTTCCTCCACCATGTCCGCATTGCGCGGCCACGGGGAAATGGCGCTGGGCAACGTGTTCGGCAGTAACATCTTCAACATCTTCATGGTGCTGGGAGCGACCGCGTCGATCGACGAACTCAAGATTCAGGAACCGATTCAGGCGGACCTCATTTTCACCACCGCCCTCACCTGCATGCTTCTCATCATGATCAACATGAAGCACCGCCTGCAAAAAGGCGGAGGGGTGCTGTTGCTGGCATGCTACGCGTTTTATGTCAGCGCCAAGGGATTGAATCTCTTTTGA
- the alr gene encoding alanine racemase codes for MPAANGLGLHRSTRAEIDLDAFRFNTRALRNCLNPGVRLMAVVKADAYGHGAQPCAEAALSAGADMLGVGILAEGIELRHCGIDAPIHVLIGILPDEIDDLLRYNLSTTLCSEPLAEAIAKKAAAHNRRADVHIKVDTGMGRLGIDWEELPAYLEFLYGLKTLNVASVFTHLSSADEDADYTQLQLQRMRETIDLLERKNLPCPPVHCANSAGLLNFADSQYNMVRLGIALYGVVPPAPQGHAPRHTPELKPVMHWKTRVLRINALPAHSYLSYGRRFITRRDSRIAVLPVGYADGLNRALSGNMEVLIGGRRAPQVGTICMDTCMVDATDLPEVREGEEVVLFGKQGNEVITVEELSARYNTIPYETLCGVGKRVPRVYLP; via the coding sequence ATGCCTGCGGCCAACGGACTGGGCCTGCACCGCTCCACCAGGGCGGAAATCGATCTGGATGCATTCCGCTTCAACACCCGGGCTTTGCGCAACTGCCTGAATCCCGGGGTGCGCCTGATGGCGGTGGTCAAGGCCGACGCCTACGGCCACGGGGCTCAACCCTGCGCCGAGGCGGCTCTCTCCGCCGGAGCCGACATGCTGGGCGTCGGCATCCTCGCCGAAGGCATCGAGCTTCGCCACTGCGGCATCGACGCGCCCATTCATGTGTTGATCGGTATTTTGCCCGATGAGATCGACGACCTGCTCCGCTACAACCTGTCCACCACGCTGTGCTCGGAACCGCTGGCGGAAGCCATCGCCAAAAAAGCGGCGGCGCACAACCGACGTGCCGACGTCCACATCAAAGTGGACACGGGCATGGGACGCCTCGGCATCGACTGGGAGGAGTTGCCGGCGTATCTCGAATTCCTGTACGGCCTCAAAACACTCAACGTCGCCTCCGTGTTCACCCATCTGTCTTCCGCGGATGAAGACGCGGACTACACCCAACTCCAACTGCAACGCATGCGGGAGACCATCGACCTGCTGGAACGGAAAAACCTGCCCTGCCCTCCGGTTCACTGCGCCAACAGCGCCGGCCTGCTCAACTTTGCCGATAGCCAATACAACATGGTGCGGCTGGGCATCGCGCTGTACGGAGTGGTTCCGCCCGCGCCACAGGGCCACGCACCAAGACATACTCCGGAACTGAAGCCGGTGATGCACTGGAAAACGCGGGTGCTCCGCATCAATGCCCTGCCTGCGCATTCATACCTGAGTTACGGCCGCCGTTTCATCACCCGCCGCGACAGCCGCATCGCCGTCCTGCCGGTGGGTTACGCCGACGGCCTGAACCGTGCGTTGTCGGGAAACATGGAAGTGCTCATCGGCGGCCGACGTGCGCCGCAGGTGGGGACCATCTGCATGGATACGTGCATGGTGGATGCCACCGACCTGCCGGAGGTGCGGGAAGGCGAAGAGGTGGTGCTGTTCGGGAAACAGGGGAATGAAGTCATCACGGTGGAGGAACTCTCCGCCCGCTACAACACCATTCCTTACGAAACCCTGTGCGGCGTCGGCAAGCGCGTGCCGCGCGTGTACCTGCCCTGA
- a CDS encoding dihydroorotate dehydrogenase: MGSAVDLSVNLGTFSLANPVLGASGTFGYGLEFTPFVDLNRIGGFCTKGLSLKPRIGNPAPRVVETAAGMLNSIGLENVGFDRFRDEKLPHLQMYNCRVICNFFGDTVAEYEEMAHALSLLERVDALEMNISCPNVEEGGVQFSADPKTVEKVVGAARRATDKFLIVKLSPNVTDITQTAKAAEAAGANAVSLVNTYVGMVLDAETARPYLGNGNGTGGLSGPAIKPIALNMVYQTSQAVTIPVIGLGGIRTAEDAIEYILAGASAIQVGTANFFDPRATMKILDGLTDWCREHGIDRIESLRGRAWKK; the protein is encoded by the coding sequence ATGGGTTCCGCGGTCGATCTTTCTGTCAATCTGGGCACATTTTCGCTGGCCAATCCGGTGCTGGGGGCATCCGGCACGTTTGGATACGGACTGGAGTTCACCCCGTTCGTGGACCTCAACCGCATCGGCGGATTTTGTACCAAGGGACTCTCGCTGAAACCGCGTATCGGCAACCCCGCACCGCGTGTGGTCGAAACGGCGGCGGGCATGCTCAATTCCATCGGCCTGGAAAACGTCGGCTTCGACCGCTTCCGCGATGAAAAACTGCCGCACCTGCAAATGTACAACTGCCGCGTGATCTGCAACTTCTTTGGCGACACGGTGGCGGAATACGAGGAGATGGCGCACGCCCTGTCTCTACTGGAACGGGTGGATGCGCTGGAGATGAACATTTCGTGCCCGAACGTGGAAGAGGGCGGGGTGCAGTTCAGCGCCGATCCCAAAACCGTGGAGAAGGTGGTGGGCGCCGCGCGCCGTGCCACGGACAAGTTTCTGATCGTCAAGCTGTCTCCCAACGTCACCGACATCACCCAGACCGCCAAGGCGGCGGAGGCGGCGGGAGCGAATGCGGTGTCTCTGGTCAACACCTACGTCGGCATGGTGTTGGATGCGGAGACGGCGCGGCCTTACCTGGGAAACGGCAACGGCACCGGCGGGCTGTCGGGTCCCGCCATCAAACCCATTGCGCTCAACATGGTGTACCAGACGTCGCAGGCGGTGACGATTCCGGTGATCGGGCTGGGCGGCATCCGTACGGCGGAAGACGCCATCGAATACATTCTGGCGGGGGCCTCCGCCATTCAGGTGGGCACGGCGAACTTCTTCGATCCCCGCGCCACCATGAAAATCCTGGACGGGTTGACCGACTGGTGCCGCGAACACGGCATCGACCGGATTGAGTCGCTCCGCGGCCGCGCCTGGAAAAAGTGA
- a CDS encoding SPOR domain-containing protein, translating to MSRPSLFAEPKQTENADKKFLKRIDELIDESEIEAMAEIDKQIRYKNAKFALIALIAIALAALLYLGVENQSLPGLPGMDQTAKVEPQPAPGPETAPIGDPTVPADQMKETPAPETTAKEKTAPTLNEVENQAVTAISEALNTLDESPSATDPVNEMPQEKAPVKEKPVVKQAKAEVKSNGLPVNPPAGDYFVQVGAFSVKSNADRMLKKLKGAGLPTNVSQIESMSSMHTLLIGGFSSPDSAQFLMKELKSKGHTPDLIPAQDGNYAIMLDKTRSLKQAEAIKEKLAEQGIFTQIEKRSVSTPIHVIRVGGFASKDLAARYQKEIAKLGYPKTLVRKITQ from the coding sequence ATGTCCCGACCCAGTTTGTTTGCCGAACCAAAACAGACCGAAAACGCCGACAAAAAATTCCTCAAACGCATCGACGAACTCATCGATGAATCGGAAATCGAGGCCATGGCTGAAATAGATAAGCAGATCCGTTACAAGAACGCCAAGTTTGCATTGATCGCCCTGATCGCCATCGCGCTGGCGGCCCTGCTCTACCTCGGGGTGGAAAATCAGTCCCTGCCCGGCTTGCCCGGTATGGACCAGACCGCGAAGGTGGAACCGCAACCGGCCCCGGGACCGGAAACCGCCCCCATTGGGGACCCAACCGTCCCGGCGGACCAGATGAAAGAAACGCCGGCGCCCGAAACCACCGCGAAGGAAAAAACCGCACCCACGCTGAACGAAGTGGAAAACCAGGCGGTCACGGCAATCAGCGAAGCATTGAACACTCTTGATGAATCACCGTCCGCCACAGATCCAGTCAACGAAATGCCGCAGGAGAAAGCGCCGGTCAAAGAAAAGCCGGTCGTTAAACAAGCCAAAGCGGAAGTGAAATCGAACGGACTGCCGGTCAATCCCCCGGCGGGTGACTATTTCGTTCAGGTCGGCGCGTTTTCCGTCAAATCCAACGCCGACCGCATGCTGAAAAAGTTAAAGGGAGCCGGACTTCCGACCAACGTCAGCCAGATCGAGAGCATGTCCTCCATGCACACGCTGCTGATCGGCGGGTTTTCGTCCCCAGATAGCGCTCAGTTCCTCATGAAAGAACTCAAGAGCAAGGGGCATACCCCGGACTTGATCCCGGCCCAGGACGGCAACTATGCCATCATGCTGGACAAGACCCGTTCGTTGAAACAGGCGGAAGCCATAAAGGAAAAGCTGGCAGAACAGGGAATCTTCACCCAGATCGAAAAAAGGAGTGTGAGCACGCCGATCCATGTGATCCGCGTCGGCGGCTTTGCATCCAAAGACCTGGCCGCCCGTTACCAGAAGGAAATCGCAAAACTGGGTTATCCCAAAACGCTGGTGCGCAAGATCACACAATAA